One Acidimicrobiia bacterium genomic region harbors:
- the rpsL gene encoding 30S ribosomal protein S12, with the protein MPTIQQLVRQGRQSKPSKAPTPALKGAPQRRGVCTRVYTSTPKKPNSALRKVARVRLSTGIEVTAYIPGEGHNLQEHSIVLVRGGRVKDLPGVRYKVIRGTLDSSGVRDRKQARSRYGAKKEG; encoded by the coding sequence GTGCCCACCATCCAGCAACTGGTCCGTCAGGGTCGCCAGTCTAAACCTTCTAAGGCGCCGACACCTGCACTTAAAGGCGCACCACAGCGCCGTGGTGTGTGCACCCGTGTCTATACCAGCACCCCCAAGAAGCCGAACTCGGCCCTTCGTAAGGTTGCTCGTGTCCGTCTATCCACCGGAATTGAAGTAACCGCGTACATCCCAGGCGAAGGTCATAACCTCCAAGAGCACTCCATCGTGTTGGTTCGCGGCGGTCGTGTGAAAGACCTTCCCGGTGTGCGTTACAAAGTAATCCGCGGCACGCTCGACTCTTCTGGGGTTCGCGACCGCAAGCAAGCTCGTAGCCGCTACGGCGCCAAGAAAGAGGGCTAA
- the rpsG gene encoding 30S ribosomal protein S7, with product MPRKGPAPRRELMPDPIYHSVLVTQIVNKTMRKGKRTLAEGIVYDALEMVEQKTGSEPTATLKRAIDNVKPQLEVKSRRVGGATYQVPIEVRPRRANALAIRWVIGYSRQRRERTMAERLANEILDASNGVGSAIKRREDTHKMAEANKAFAHYRW from the coding sequence ATGCCTCGTAAAGGCCCAGCTCCCCGTCGTGAGCTAATGCCAGATCCTATCTACCATTCGGTTTTGGTTACCCAGATCGTGAACAAAACCATGCGTAAAGGCAAGCGCACCCTGGCTGAGGGCATTGTTTATGATGCGCTCGAGATGGTCGAGCAAAAAACTGGTTCCGAACCCACCGCTACCCTCAAGCGGGCTATCGATAACGTGAAGCCCCAGCTCGAAGTGAAGAGTCGTCGCGTGGGTGGTGCTACCTATCAGGTACCTATTGAAGTTCGTCCCCGCCGCGCTAATGCGCTGGCTATTCGTTGGGTGATCGGCTATTCCCGTCAGCGCCGCGAGCGCACCATGGCCGAGCGTCTAGCAAATGAAATTCTTGATGCCTCAAACGGTGTCGGCTCGGCGATTAAGCGTCGTGAAGATACCCATAAGATGGCCGAAGCGAACAAGGCGTTCGCCCACTACCGTTGGTAG